The following are encoded together in the Flavobacterium sp. TR2 genome:
- a CDS encoding TonB-dependent receptor domain-containing protein, whose protein sequence is MKKIITSIMLAFSVYDGYSQTEKETDSIVETTINALDEIVITKKKVLYTQKSDRLVFNVENSIVSEGGTALDVLSRAPGVVVSQDGDLSIRGQQGVAVMINGKLTQLSQKELANYLKATTSSNIKQIEVITNPSSKYDAAGKAGIINIILKKPNSSGLKGTAFASYGRGRKNRTNSGFNLNYNKDKWGVFGNYSYTFRGEEEHKKFNQTQYTDLSHQEIASTNYQTSITDEPLTSNNFKIGTQYEASPKTNLEFYVDAKIGRYENRADGTNTVFNASNQAIFDALTYNDSKEKWFDYTYALSGTHKFNDEGKNMSFDFEYETSKFRSNQFQSADNTANATVVNDRRGYIPSQLKVFTGKIDFINPLKEKQSIEWGFKTSLKNNDNPSVYEYYENNEWLIDFNSTNHFEYSEQIYAAYANYKYQLEKLNIQAGLRTEYTAINIDQKTLNEQHKDDYLKWFPSLSLKYEFTSNHSAHASYSKRINRPSQFDLNPFRFYDDSFNYSQGNPNLIPEITHAMEVGYAWKSNFMASVYFNSTKDVFTEVYNYNPDNNTTVTTQINVDKSYNYGVNVTNTAELNKWWSVNTLFNVFENKFMADILNSSTIDPIVTLNLSVQNSFAITETLKVEGNAQYQSKSNLGIYERDGFFDFSIGISKQVLAKRGNIKLNFTDVFNTNNFTIKSAVAQTGIDKRYELDNRIATIAFTYRI, encoded by the coding sequence ATGAAAAAAATTATAACCTCCATTATGCTTGCTTTTTCGGTATATGATGGATATTCTCAAACAGAAAAAGAAACCGATAGTATTGTTGAAACCACTATAAATGCTTTAGATGAAATCGTGATTACTAAAAAGAAAGTACTTTATACTCAAAAATCTGATCGTCTTGTTTTTAATGTAGAAAACAGCATCGTATCTGAAGGCGGGACCGCGCTTGACGTCTTATCACGTGCGCCAGGCGTTGTTGTGTCGCAAGATGGTGACCTTTCAATTCGCGGACAACAGGGCGTTGCAGTCATGATAAACGGAAAATTGACGCAACTTTCGCAAAAAGAATTGGCGAATTATTTAAAAGCGACAACCTCATCAAACATCAAACAAATTGAAGTGATTACAAATCCTTCATCTAAATATGACGCAGCCGGAAAAGCCGGAATCATCAATATTATTTTAAAAAAGCCAAACTCTTCTGGTTTAAAGGGAACTGCTTTTGCGAGTTACGGAAGGGGAAGAAAAAACAGAACCAATTCTGGCTTCAATTTAAATTATAATAAAGATAAATGGGGCGTCTTTGGGAATTACAGCTATACGTTCCGTGGTGAAGAAGAGCATAAAAAATTCAATCAGACGCAATACACTGATCTTTCACATCAAGAAATTGCTTCTACAAATTATCAGACCTCTATTACAGATGAACCTTTGACTTCTAATAATTTTAAAATCGGAACTCAATATGAGGCTTCACCTAAAACGAATTTAGAATTTTATGTAGATGCCAAAATCGGGCGATATGAAAATAGAGCTGACGGAACAAACACGGTGTTTAACGCATCAAATCAAGCTATTTTTGACGCTTTGACCTACAATGACAGCAAAGAAAAATGGTTTGATTATACGTATGCTCTTTCTGGTACGCACAAATTTAATGATGAAGGAAAAAATATGTCTTTTGATTTTGAATACGAAACCTCAAAGTTTAGATCCAATCAATTTCAAAGTGCAGATAATACCGCAAATGCCACTGTTGTAAACGACCGTCGCGGTTATATTCCTTCTCAATTAAAGGTTTTTACAGGGAAAATTGATTTTATAAATCCGTTAAAGGAAAAACAATCTATTGAATGGGGCTTCAAAACGAGTCTTAAAAACAATGATAATCCTTCAGTTTATGAATATTACGAAAACAACGAGTGGCTTATCGATTTTAATTCTACCAATCATTTTGAATACAGCGAACAGATTTATGCCGCTTACGCGAATTACAAATATCAGTTAGAAAAATTAAATATTCAGGCGGGTCTAAGAACAGAATATACTGCGATAAATATTGACCAAAAAACGTTGAACGAGCAGCATAAAGATGATTATTTGAAATGGTTTCCGAGCCTTTCTCTAAAATACGAATTTACAAGCAACCATTCGGCACACGCCTCTTACAGTAAAAGAATCAACAGGCCAAGCCAGTTTGACTTGAATCCGTTTCGTTTTTACGATGACTCATTCAATTATTCGCAAGGAAACCCCAACTTGATTCCAGAGATCACGCACGCTATGGAAGTTGGCTATGCGTGGAAAAGCAATTTTATGGCTTCGGTTTATTTTAACAGCACCAAAGACGTTTTCACAGAAGTTTACAACTATAATCCAGACAACAATACGACCGTTACAACTCAGATTAACGTTGACAAATCATATAATTATGGCGTTAATGTTACCAATACTGCTGAGCTAAACAAATGGTGGTCTGTAAATACGCTGTTCAATGTTTTTGAAAATAAATTTATGGCTGACATTTTGAACAGCTCTACAATTGATCCTATTGTAACATTGAATCTAAGTGTCCAGAATTCTTTTGCCATAACCGAAACCTTAAAGGTAGAGGGAAATGCCCAATATCAGTCAAAATCTAATCTTGGCATTTATGAGCGAGATGGCTTCTTTGATTTCAGCATCGGAATTTCAAAACAAGTTTTGGCCAAAAGAGGAAACATTAAACTCAATTTTACTGATGTTTTCAATACCAATAATTTTACTATCAAATCTGCAGTCGCGCAAACTGGCATTGACAAAAGATATGAGCTTGACAATCGTATCGCGACAATTGCATTTACATACCGCATATAA